The Acidobacteriota bacterium sequence TAGTATTTAGTTTTCACGCATTTTTGAGGTTTAAGGGATGATTATGGGGGAAGCTGGAAGGCCATCAAGATGATCTTCTGCTGTAACTTACAATGGTTGCTTTGGATCTTTGAGAAAAAGCTGGCTACTGTCTGAACCGCAGCTATTATAAGGACCAGCTTGACATGGGAATATATATGACTATAATACTAATGTTTAAATGAGGCATCTGAGAGAAAATTCCTGTAAAGAGGTTGATTTTTTCGAAAATGAGGAAGGTGCTTTTTCTAATTGATACCCGTTGTCTTGGTTTTTGCATGAGGAATTTTCATCATCAGAGGTCGATAGCATGAAACAGATATACATGGACCATAATGCGACAACGCCGCTGGACCGGGAAGTCCTCGATGCGATGATGCCATATCTGACTGAGCATTTTGGAAACCCATCGAGCTCTACGCATATCTTCGGGAAAATCGCAAGGGATGCCGTTGAAGAGGCGAGAGGGAAAGTCGCCAGGCTGATCAATGCAAGAGATGCGGATATTGTATTCACGAGCGGGGCTACGGAATCTGATAACATGGCCATCAAAGGAGTCGCCTGGGCCAGAAGGGAAGAAGGAAACCACATCATCACATGCAAGGTTGAACATAAGGCTGTCCTGGATTCCTGCAAATGGCTGGAGAAAGAAGGATTCCAGGTTACTTATCTTCCTGTCGATAGATATGCGATGGTGGATCCGGATGACGTCAGGAAAGCCATCACGGACAAGACTGTTCTCGTTTCCATAATGCATGCAAACAGTGAGGTAGGCACAATCGAGCCGATCAAGGAGATCGGTGAGATAACATCGGAGAGAGGAGTGGCATTTCACTGTGATGCCGTCCAGGCCGTGGGGAAGATCCCGGTGGACGTTGAAAATCTGAAGGTCGACTTCCTTTCCATATCTGGCCATAAGATCTATGGGCCTAAAGGGGTGGGAGCTCTCTACATCAGGAAAAGAGTCAAGATGGTTCCCCTAATGACGGGTGGGGGGCAAGAGAGGCAAAGACGTTCGGGAACCCTCAATGTTCCAGGGATAGTCGGGTTGGGGAAAGCCTGCGAGACTGCAATGAGAGATATGGAGAAAGAATCCAGAAGGCTAGTCGCCCTCAGGACCAGGCTTCTGGAAGGAATCATGAACCGGATCGACCATGTATATCTCAATGGCCATCCCGAGAATAGGATCCCCAATAACCTGAACCTCAGCTTTGATTATGTGGAAGGGGAAGGCTTGATCATGTCTCTCAAGAATGTGGCCGTGTCGAGCGGCTCGGCGTGCACATCTCAGACCCTGGAACCTTCCTATGTCCTGAGAGCCATGGGAATTCCTGATGCCACGGCGCACTCATCAGTAAGGTTTGGCCTGGGGAAATCCAATAGTGAGGAAGATGTAGATTACGTTATCGACCTTCTGGAAAAGGGAGTCAGAAGGTTGAGAGCCATCTCTCCTCTGGTCTGAGATTATTTTCTGGCTACCTTCGACGTAAAGCTGGATGCAATGACCCTGAAGAAGGGGAACCGAAACGATATCAGAAAGGTGGAATGCGGGAATGCACGGTTTCAGTGATTACAGCGACAAGGTTCTAGATCATTACGAAAATCCAAGGAATGTCGGTGAGATAGAGAACCCAGATGCCTCCGCCACGGTGGGGAATCCTGCCTGCGGAGACCTCATGAAAATGACCTTTCGGATCGTCGACCGTGTAATCGTTGACGTAAAGTTCAAGACCTTCGGTTGCGGAGCCGCCATCGCAACAAGCTCCATGGCAACAGAGTTGATCAAGGGAAAGACCCTCGAGGAAGTGGAAGAGCTTACGGACAAAGCTGTGGCAGAGGCGCTTGGCGGGCTACCAGCGATCAAAATGCACTGCTCGGTTCTTGCCGAGGACGCCGTCAAAGCAGCGCTGGAGGACTACTACAAGAAACATCCGGAAGATAGAAGATGAAAAGCGGTTGATGCATTGATCGCATCGGACATGGAAGAGAAGGGGAAAATAGAAAAATGGTTCGGGAAGGTACCCAAGTACCGGATTCTGTATTCTTTTCTCGCCGTCCTCATCTTCGTCAGCCTGACGCCTCTCGCCACAGTTGCGTGGAAACTGGTCGACATCAACAAGGAAGCTCTGAAAACATTCCAGCAACAATACCA is a genomic window containing:
- the nifS gene encoding cysteine desulfurase NifS, producing the protein MKQIYMDHNATTPLDREVLDAMMPYLTEHFGNPSSSTHIFGKIARDAVEEARGKVARLINARDADIVFTSGATESDNMAIKGVAWARREEGNHIITCKVEHKAVLDSCKWLEKEGFQVTYLPVDRYAMVDPDDVRKAITDKTVLVSIMHANSEVGTIEPIKEIGEITSERGVAFHCDAVQAVGKIPVDVENLKVDFLSISGHKIYGPKGVGALYIRKRVKMVPLMTGGGQERQRRSGTLNVPGIVGLGKACETAMRDMEKESRRLVALRTRLLEGIMNRIDHVYLNGHPENRIPNNLNLSFDYVEGEGLIMSLKNVAVSSGSACTSQTLEPSYVLRAMGIPDATAHSSVRFGLGKSNSEEDVDYVIDLLEKGVRRLRAISPLV
- the nifU gene encoding Fe-S cluster assembly scaffold protein NifU, with the protein product MHGFSDYSDKVLDHYENPRNVGEIENPDASATVGNPACGDLMKMTFRIVDRVIVDVKFKTFGCGAAIATSSMATELIKGKTLEEVEELTDKAVAEALGGLPAIKMHCSVLAEDAVKAALEDYYKKHPEDRR